One Hemitrygon akajei chromosome 11, sHemAka1.3, whole genome shotgun sequence DNA segment encodes these proteins:
- the znf217 gene encoding zinc finger protein 217 isoform X2 produces the protein MRVQYQDDQERPSEEEFMPWFTDQPHEFVVKPTESTIMKTSGVKDDVSSTLDFSDAKNSFEHHCSICDQYFPFSNVLAQHMSMHTTKKPFEHPFCDRKASQKAHLKIHLRKHKLDHLQQGKKTGRSKTNLSPISFDITNTMSDGITPNDPDVTEINVKPVNGVTLSLESLEGKVIQADECPPCMFCNKGFQHLEDLQHHVLIQHKPTLCEPTVLQVEEGLSPVEEGPIAISSPEQEANDENDDSELSCKVCGLSCESVLNLETHMRKHKDSFTYGCNVCGRRFKEPWFLKNHMRTHSSKARGKSQQDLEGPATINNVAMQEQILGNFVSPYKMCMVCGFLFPNKDSLKEHSKVHNKDLTDQMDDYSLKQELVVSQEGFLQMLNLSPFSSQSCNKSVKLGKWIPELDAFNTYQAWQLATKGKVAVGRENVKDPGHIANSENEEESSDKEESSEQWAIDKSNHGTTFENLEKSKIKHNSVGQNGSPPTGEVDVDPKLTQNKHKPTNCAVCGKIFRTYHQLVLHSRVHRKGRKSVEAPPTSADGSEPGSQPIDSIAATEDRSPGTDKPEEGSEEGSEDGVLGEGLSSDRSEDGSERGRSKESGSSGECSYCGKSFRSNYYLNIHLRIHTGEKPHRCPLCDYAAAQKTSLKYHLERHHKGEQKRTEERSEPLKNALASAKLEVAPKEISEPVQESADGKRLFTDSLGSAKDLDADFPQGKQKRIHSSTSPIFQNADFSNMSREFPDLNTSTSFHHNRQIFCKTLLPVPYGEKSKDEKLVAELQRSNLDAKVVIELDDSKALEECLMAENSAQENNARSMKVESTSINDQCFISARGNMEDYCDKYESSLSEKPLNLCTTIYQQSLCSGSSPQGNAPTSFSKSALQSNACPYCTYRTFYPEVLVMHQRLVHKYNPDLSPVNGFRNAFHNESIKSRRTGCPPALLGKNVSSLLATKEMSKQFSRRTKSPLPAGPPDASDLLPGKAKSSSSSHQSLCNNLLPSAADSRSGDFKAFKVIQNPNIHLESYGSIHSETRQMQEVVQKTEINGSSEAGTSKRNMSDKSGTKLDYESEGPMGPLFRYDSHWASNVSKMCLTNVSENQGGLDSHEPTAKRMKINSPLRNDQLSFGIRRSIQGRNMKLSQEISPIQARSTGVSTKPGSPLELSGIDSHWNVLKILNSCSPQDLASLYDTCGPSNSRDPNTAQEVKRPLQYLQHSNSMSQKRSINHSLGGSLDKEYMTQ, from the exons ATGAGAGTACAATATCAAGACGACCAGGAAAGACCATCTGAAGAAGAGTTTATGCCTTGGTTTACTGACCAACCGCATGAATTTGTGGTGAAGCCGACTGAGAGCACGATAATGAAAACATCTGGCGTTAAAGATGACGTGAGCTCAACGCTTGATTTTTCAGATGCAAAAAATTCATTTGAACACCACTGCTCAATTTGTGATCAATACTTCCCTTTTAGTAATGTTTTGGCACAGCATATGAGCATGCATACAACTAAAAAGCCATTTGAACATCCCTTCTGTGACCGTAAAGCTTCTCAGAAAGCCCATTTGAAAATTCACCTTCGAAAGCACAAACTAGACCATTTACAACAGGGGAAAAAAACTGGAAGGAGTAAGACCAATTTGTCGCCTATAAGTTTCGATATCACAAATACAATGTCTGATGGTATCACTCCCAATGACCCAGATGTGACTGAGATTAATGTTAAACCAGTAAATGGTGTTACTCTGTCCCTTGAGAGCTTGGAAGGAAAGGTAATCCAAGCTGATGAGTGCCCACCATGTATGTTCTGTAATAAAGGCTTTCAACACTTAGAAGACCTCCAGCACCACGTGCTAATTCAGCACAAGCCCACACTCTGCGAGCCAACAGTCCTCCAAGTTGAGGAAGGCTTGAGCCCTGTTGAAGAGGGGCCCATTGCTATAAGCTCGCCAGAGCAAGAGGCAAATGATGAAAATGATGACAGTGAGCTGAGTTGTAAAGTTTGTGGACTGTCCTGTGAGAGTGTTTTGAATCTGGAAACTCACATGAGGAAACACAAGGATTCATTCACCTATGGCTGTAATGTATGTGGCCGGCGTTTTAAAGAGCCTTGGTTTCTGAAGAACCACATGCGGACCCATTCGAGTAAAGCCAGGGGGAAATCTCAGCAGGACTTGGAAGGTCCTGCGACGATCAATAACGTTGCTATGCAGGAACAAATATTGGGAAATTTTGTTTCTCCCTATAAAATGTGTATGGTATGTGGGTTTCTTTTCCCTAACAAAGACAGCTTAAAGGAACATAGCAAAGTTCACAACAAAGATTTAACTGATCAAATGGATGATTACTCCTTAAAACAGGAACTTGTAGTGTCACAGGAAGGATTCCTACAGATGCTGAACCTAAGCCCTTTCTCGTCACAAAGTTGCAACAAATCTGTGAAACTGGGAAAATGGATTCCTGAGCTTGACGCTTTCAATACCTATCAGGCTTGGCAGCTGGCCACCAAGGGGAAAGTGGCAGTAGGCCGAGAGAATGTCAAAGATCCAGGGCACATAGCAAACTCGGAAAATGAGGAGGAGTCCTCTGACAAAGAGGAATCCAGTGAGCAGTGGGCCATAGATAAAAGCAATCATGGTACGACCTTTGAGAACCTGGAAAAGTCCAAGATCAAACACAACAGTGTCGGTCAGAATGGGTCTCCTCCAACGGGAGAAGTGGATGTTGATCCAAAATTAACTCAGAACAAGCATAAACCAACCAACTGCGCGGTGTGTGGAAAGATTTTTAGAACATATCATCAATTGGTGCTGCACTCCAGAGTGCACAGGAAAGGCAGGAAAAGTGTGGAGGCGCCACCAACTTCAGCTGATGGCAGTGAACCTGGCAGTCAGCCCATAGACTCTATCGCAGCAACAGAAGATCGCAGTCCAGGGACCGATAAGCCCGAGGAGGGCTCTGAAGAGGGTTCGGAAGATGGAGTGCTAGGTGAAGGCCTTTCATCAG ATCGGAGTGAGGATGGCTCAGAACGAGGAAGAAGCAAAGAGTCTGGCTCATCTGGTGAATGCAGTTACTGCGGAAAGTCTTTTCGTTCAAACTATTACCTCAATATTCATCTCAGGATTCATACAG GTGAAAAACCACATAGATGTCCTCTCTGTGACTATGCTGCAGCTCAAAAAACCTCACTCAAGTATCATTTGGAGCGACATCACAAGGGTGAGCAGAAAAGGACTGAAGAAAGGAGTGAACCTCTGAAGAATGCATTGGCATCTGCAAAATTGGAAGTAGCACCAAAAGAAATCAGCGAACCTGTTCAAGAATCCGCTGACGGCAAAAGGTTGTTTACAGATTCATTGGGCAGTGCCAAAGATTTAGATGCAGACTTTCCTCAGGGGAAACAAAAACGGATTCATTCATCTACTAGTCCAATTTTTCAAAACGCTGATTTTTCAAACATGAGTAGGGAATTCCCCGACCTGAACACAAGTACAAGTTTCCATCACAATCGACAGATCTTCTGCAAAACACTTTTGCCTGTTCCGTATGGTGAGAAATCAAAGGATGAAAAGCTGGTGGCTGAGCTGCAGAGAAGTAACTTGGATGCAAAGGTTGTTATTGAACTGGATGATTCTAAGGCCTTGGAGGAATGTTTAATGGCAGAAAATAGTGCACAAGAGAATAATGCCAGAAGTATGAAGGTGGAATCCACTTCAATAAATGACCAATGCTTCATTAGTGCTAGAGGTAACATGGAGGACTACTGTGATAAATATGAATCCAGCTTATCAGAAAAGCCTTTAAATCTTTGTACCACAATATATCAGCAAAGCCTGTGCAGTGGTAGTAGTCCTCAGGGAAATGCACCTACCTCATTTTCCAAGAGTGCCTTACAGAGCAATGCGTGTCCATATTGTACCTACAGAACTTTTTACCCCGAGGTCTTAGTAATGCACCAAAGGTTGGTACATAAATATAATCCTGACCTAAGTCCAGTAAATGGATTTCGAAATGCTTTTCATAACGAGTCAATTAAAAGCAGGCGCACTGGATGCCCCCCTGCACTATTAGGTAAAAatgtttcttctttgcttgccACCAAAGAAATGAGCAAACAGTTTTCACGCCGGACCAAGTCACCACTACCAGCCGGTCCACCGGATGCTTCAGACTTGCTACCTGGAAAAGCAAAATCATCATCTTCCTCTCACCAGTCTCTGTGCAATAATCTCCTTCCCTCTGCAGCAGATTCTAGATCTGGTGACTTCAAAGCATTCAAGGTGATCCAGAATCCTAACATACATCTTGAAAGCTATGGATCTATACATTCTGAAACTAGACAGATGCAAGAGGTGGTGCAAAAGACAGAAATAAATGGATCCTCAGAAGCTGGTACTAGTAAGAGAAATATGTCTGACAAGTCTGGTACTAAGTTGGACTATGAATCTGAAGGACCCATGGGACCTTTGTTTAGATATGACAGTCACTGGGCTTCAAATGTTAGCAAAATGTGTCTTACTAATGTATCTGAGAATCAGGGAGGTTTGGACTCACATGAGCCTACAGCTAAAAGAATGAAAATAAATAGTCCTTTAAGAAATGATCAGCTTTCATTTGGAATCAGGAGGAGTATCCAAGGAAGAAATATGAAACTATCTCAGGAGATATCCCCTATTCAGGCAAGAAGCACAGGGGTATCGACTAAACCAGGATCACCCTTGGAGTTAAGTGGAATTgattctcattggaatgtattGAAAATTTTGAATTCCTGCAGCCCACAAGATCTTGCTTCACTGTACGACACTTGTGGACCCAGTAACAGTAGAGATCCTAATACTGCTCAAGAAG
- the znf217 gene encoding zinc finger protein 217 isoform X1 produces MMDGRRRAGRESAVRTRDARRWQLKRLQGNREKYKCVSLNQSSKALYCLNVMRVQYQDDQERPSEEEFMPWFTDQPHEFVVKPTESTIMKTSGVKDDVSSTLDFSDAKNSFEHHCSICDQYFPFSNVLAQHMSMHTTKKPFEHPFCDRKASQKAHLKIHLRKHKLDHLQQGKKTGRSKTNLSPISFDITNTMSDGITPNDPDVTEINVKPVNGVTLSLESLEGKVIQADECPPCMFCNKGFQHLEDLQHHVLIQHKPTLCEPTVLQVEEGLSPVEEGPIAISSPEQEANDENDDSELSCKVCGLSCESVLNLETHMRKHKDSFTYGCNVCGRRFKEPWFLKNHMRTHSSKARGKSQQDLEGPATINNVAMQEQILGNFVSPYKMCMVCGFLFPNKDSLKEHSKVHNKDLTDQMDDYSLKQELVVSQEGFLQMLNLSPFSSQSCNKSVKLGKWIPELDAFNTYQAWQLATKGKVAVGRENVKDPGHIANSENEEESSDKEESSEQWAIDKSNHGTTFENLEKSKIKHNSVGQNGSPPTGEVDVDPKLTQNKHKPTNCAVCGKIFRTYHQLVLHSRVHRKGRKSVEAPPTSADGSEPGSQPIDSIAATEDRSPGTDKPEEGSEEGSEDGVLGEGLSSDRSEDGSERGRSKESGSSGECSYCGKSFRSNYYLNIHLRIHTGEKPHRCPLCDYAAAQKTSLKYHLERHHKGEQKRTEERSEPLKNALASAKLEVAPKEISEPVQESADGKRLFTDSLGSAKDLDADFPQGKQKRIHSSTSPIFQNADFSNMSREFPDLNTSTSFHHNRQIFCKTLLPVPYGEKSKDEKLVAELQRSNLDAKVVIELDDSKALEECLMAENSAQENNARSMKVESTSINDQCFISARGNMEDYCDKYESSLSEKPLNLCTTIYQQSLCSGSSPQGNAPTSFSKSALQSNACPYCTYRTFYPEVLVMHQRLVHKYNPDLSPVNGFRNAFHNESIKSRRTGCPPALLGKNVSSLLATKEMSKQFSRRTKSPLPAGPPDASDLLPGKAKSSSSSHQSLCNNLLPSAADSRSGDFKAFKVIQNPNIHLESYGSIHSETRQMQEVVQKTEINGSSEAGTSKRNMSDKSGTKLDYESEGPMGPLFRYDSHWASNVSKMCLTNVSENQGGLDSHEPTAKRMKINSPLRNDQLSFGIRRSIQGRNMKLSQEISPIQARSTGVSTKPGSPLELSGIDSHWNVLKILNSCSPQDLASLYDTCGPSNSRDPNTAQEVKRPLQYLQHSNSMSQKRSINHSLGGSLDKEYMTQ; encoded by the exons cAATTGAAACGTCTGCAAGGAAACAGGGAAAAGTATAAGTGCGTGAGCTTAAATCAAAGCTCTAAGGCTTTGTATTGCCTCAATGTGATGAGAGTACAATATCAAGACGACCAGGAAAGACCATCTGAAGAAGAGTTTATGCCTTGGTTTACTGACCAACCGCATGAATTTGTGGTGAAGCCGACTGAGAGCACGATAATGAAAACATCTGGCGTTAAAGATGACGTGAGCTCAACGCTTGATTTTTCAGATGCAAAAAATTCATTTGAACACCACTGCTCAATTTGTGATCAATACTTCCCTTTTAGTAATGTTTTGGCACAGCATATGAGCATGCATACAACTAAAAAGCCATTTGAACATCCCTTCTGTGACCGTAAAGCTTCTCAGAAAGCCCATTTGAAAATTCACCTTCGAAAGCACAAACTAGACCATTTACAACAGGGGAAAAAAACTGGAAGGAGTAAGACCAATTTGTCGCCTATAAGTTTCGATATCACAAATACAATGTCTGATGGTATCACTCCCAATGACCCAGATGTGACTGAGATTAATGTTAAACCAGTAAATGGTGTTACTCTGTCCCTTGAGAGCTTGGAAGGAAAGGTAATCCAAGCTGATGAGTGCCCACCATGTATGTTCTGTAATAAAGGCTTTCAACACTTAGAAGACCTCCAGCACCACGTGCTAATTCAGCACAAGCCCACACTCTGCGAGCCAACAGTCCTCCAAGTTGAGGAAGGCTTGAGCCCTGTTGAAGAGGGGCCCATTGCTATAAGCTCGCCAGAGCAAGAGGCAAATGATGAAAATGATGACAGTGAGCTGAGTTGTAAAGTTTGTGGACTGTCCTGTGAGAGTGTTTTGAATCTGGAAACTCACATGAGGAAACACAAGGATTCATTCACCTATGGCTGTAATGTATGTGGCCGGCGTTTTAAAGAGCCTTGGTTTCTGAAGAACCACATGCGGACCCATTCGAGTAAAGCCAGGGGGAAATCTCAGCAGGACTTGGAAGGTCCTGCGACGATCAATAACGTTGCTATGCAGGAACAAATATTGGGAAATTTTGTTTCTCCCTATAAAATGTGTATGGTATGTGGGTTTCTTTTCCCTAACAAAGACAGCTTAAAGGAACATAGCAAAGTTCACAACAAAGATTTAACTGATCAAATGGATGATTACTCCTTAAAACAGGAACTTGTAGTGTCACAGGAAGGATTCCTACAGATGCTGAACCTAAGCCCTTTCTCGTCACAAAGTTGCAACAAATCTGTGAAACTGGGAAAATGGATTCCTGAGCTTGACGCTTTCAATACCTATCAGGCTTGGCAGCTGGCCACCAAGGGGAAAGTGGCAGTAGGCCGAGAGAATGTCAAAGATCCAGGGCACATAGCAAACTCGGAAAATGAGGAGGAGTCCTCTGACAAAGAGGAATCCAGTGAGCAGTGGGCCATAGATAAAAGCAATCATGGTACGACCTTTGAGAACCTGGAAAAGTCCAAGATCAAACACAACAGTGTCGGTCAGAATGGGTCTCCTCCAACGGGAGAAGTGGATGTTGATCCAAAATTAACTCAGAACAAGCATAAACCAACCAACTGCGCGGTGTGTGGAAAGATTTTTAGAACATATCATCAATTGGTGCTGCACTCCAGAGTGCACAGGAAAGGCAGGAAAAGTGTGGAGGCGCCACCAACTTCAGCTGATGGCAGTGAACCTGGCAGTCAGCCCATAGACTCTATCGCAGCAACAGAAGATCGCAGTCCAGGGACCGATAAGCCCGAGGAGGGCTCTGAAGAGGGTTCGGAAGATGGAGTGCTAGGTGAAGGCCTTTCATCAG ATCGGAGTGAGGATGGCTCAGAACGAGGAAGAAGCAAAGAGTCTGGCTCATCTGGTGAATGCAGTTACTGCGGAAAGTCTTTTCGTTCAAACTATTACCTCAATATTCATCTCAGGATTCATACAG GTGAAAAACCACATAGATGTCCTCTCTGTGACTATGCTGCAGCTCAAAAAACCTCACTCAAGTATCATTTGGAGCGACATCACAAGGGTGAGCAGAAAAGGACTGAAGAAAGGAGTGAACCTCTGAAGAATGCATTGGCATCTGCAAAATTGGAAGTAGCACCAAAAGAAATCAGCGAACCTGTTCAAGAATCCGCTGACGGCAAAAGGTTGTTTACAGATTCATTGGGCAGTGCCAAAGATTTAGATGCAGACTTTCCTCAGGGGAAACAAAAACGGATTCATTCATCTACTAGTCCAATTTTTCAAAACGCTGATTTTTCAAACATGAGTAGGGAATTCCCCGACCTGAACACAAGTACAAGTTTCCATCACAATCGACAGATCTTCTGCAAAACACTTTTGCCTGTTCCGTATGGTGAGAAATCAAAGGATGAAAAGCTGGTGGCTGAGCTGCAGAGAAGTAACTTGGATGCAAAGGTTGTTATTGAACTGGATGATTCTAAGGCCTTGGAGGAATGTTTAATGGCAGAAAATAGTGCACAAGAGAATAATGCCAGAAGTATGAAGGTGGAATCCACTTCAATAAATGACCAATGCTTCATTAGTGCTAGAGGTAACATGGAGGACTACTGTGATAAATATGAATCCAGCTTATCAGAAAAGCCTTTAAATCTTTGTACCACAATATATCAGCAAAGCCTGTGCAGTGGTAGTAGTCCTCAGGGAAATGCACCTACCTCATTTTCCAAGAGTGCCTTACAGAGCAATGCGTGTCCATATTGTACCTACAGAACTTTTTACCCCGAGGTCTTAGTAATGCACCAAAGGTTGGTACATAAATATAATCCTGACCTAAGTCCAGTAAATGGATTTCGAAATGCTTTTCATAACGAGTCAATTAAAAGCAGGCGCACTGGATGCCCCCCTGCACTATTAGGTAAAAatgtttcttctttgcttgccACCAAAGAAATGAGCAAACAGTTTTCACGCCGGACCAAGTCACCACTACCAGCCGGTCCACCGGATGCTTCAGACTTGCTACCTGGAAAAGCAAAATCATCATCTTCCTCTCACCAGTCTCTGTGCAATAATCTCCTTCCCTCTGCAGCAGATTCTAGATCTGGTGACTTCAAAGCATTCAAGGTGATCCAGAATCCTAACATACATCTTGAAAGCTATGGATCTATACATTCTGAAACTAGACAGATGCAAGAGGTGGTGCAAAAGACAGAAATAAATGGATCCTCAGAAGCTGGTACTAGTAAGAGAAATATGTCTGACAAGTCTGGTACTAAGTTGGACTATGAATCTGAAGGACCCATGGGACCTTTGTTTAGATATGACAGTCACTGGGCTTCAAATGTTAGCAAAATGTGTCTTACTAATGTATCTGAGAATCAGGGAGGTTTGGACTCACATGAGCCTACAGCTAAAAGAATGAAAATAAATAGTCCTTTAAGAAATGATCAGCTTTCATTTGGAATCAGGAGGAGTATCCAAGGAAGAAATATGAAACTATCTCAGGAGATATCCCCTATTCAGGCAAGAAGCACAGGGGTATCGACTAAACCAGGATCACCCTTGGAGTTAAGTGGAATTgattctcattggaatgtattGAAAATTTTGAATTCCTGCAGCCCACAAGATCTTGCTTCACTGTACGACACTTGTGGACCCAGTAACAGTAGAGATCCTAATACTGCTCAAGAAG